One genomic region from Delphinus delphis chromosome 14, mDelDel1.2, whole genome shotgun sequence encodes:
- the DDX43 gene encoding probable ATP-dependent RNA helicase DDX43, which produces MQGVQDGGSPLDQPLSQRRVRQWAAAWAGRRRAGALSSGCVAALVDQPSTASRVCRACRKTSEVPDPVRGAMSRPEAGANASSWVVASRRGAALLRAPERSPEKEPSQGGRGGQKAGGGGGWRGHSGVQQPVGAGFQEPPLSFSLKNDWVGAVIGRGGSKIKEIQSSTYTKIQIIKGYPEAEVRIFGTKAMQSKAKTVIDNLVQEQEDYKTEPKVDVAVVQPSDGKDARKDVSGNQKLVDWDKCRENILKWSKKKWAGLPPIKKNFYVESETTSSMSQDQADNWRRENYNIMCDDLKGGEKRPLPNPIGNFEDAFHCYPEVMRNLQKAGFQRPTPIQSQAWPIILQGVDLIGVAQTGTGKTLTYLVPGFIHIDSQPLARNGPGMLILTPTRELAMQVEAECRKYSYKGLKSVCIYGGGDRDGQIKDLAKGVDIIIATPGRLHDLQMNNFVHLKSVTYLVLDEADKMLDMGFEPQIMKILLDVRPDRQTVMTSATWPCAVRRLAQSYLKEPMIVYVGTLDLVAVSTVKQNIIVTTEDEKQSHIQTFIESLSPKDKVIIFVSRKAVADHLASDLSIRHISVESLHGNREQSDRERALKNFRTGEVRILIATDLASRGLDVHDVTHVYNYDFPRNIEEYVHRVGRTGRAGRTGVCVTLITRNDWKIAGELINILERANQSVPEDLVVMAERYKANKLKKEMENKWERPQGKPKMFYY; this is translated from the exons ATGCAGGGAGTGCAGGATGGAGGCAGCCCATTGGACCAGCCCCTCTCACAGCGCCGCGTCCGCCAATGGGCAGCGGCCTGGGCGGGGCGTCGGCGCGCGGGCGCCTTGAGCAGCGGCTGCGTGGCCGCCCTCGTGGACCAGCCTTCGACGGCGTCtcgtgtgtgcagggcctgccgGAAGACGTCGGAGGTGCCGGATCCTGTTCGTGGAGCCATGTCTCGGCCGGAAGCCGGCGCCAACGCCTCCTCCTGGGTCGTTGCTTCTCGGCGGGGCGCGGCGCTGCTTCGGGCTCCGGAAAGGAGCCCGGAGAAGGAGCCGAGCCAAGGCGGCCGCGGAGGCCAGAAGGCCGGCGGAGGTGGCGGCTGGAGGGGCCACTCCGGCGTCCAGCAGCCCGTGGGCGCTGGTTTCCAGGAGCCGCCGCTctccttcagcctgaagaacgACTGGGTGGGCGCGGTGATCG ggcgtggtgggtcaaaaataaaagagatccaGAGCTCAACATACACCAAAATACAG ATAATAAAAGGGTACCCTGAAGCGGAAGTAAGAATTTTTGGCACCAAGGCAATGCAGAGCAAAGCGAAAACAGTGATAGATAATCTTGTTCAAGAACAAGAAGACTACAAAACGGAACCCAAAGTTG ATGTTGCTGTTGTCCAACCTTCGGATGGAAAAGATGCAAGgaaagatgtttcaggaaatcaGAAATTGGTTGATTGGGATAAGTGccgagaaaatattttgaaatggagCAAAAAAAAGTGGGCAG GTTTACCTCCAATTAAGAAAAACTTTTACGTGGAGTCAGAAACAACAAGTTCAATGTCACAAGACCAAGCAGACAATTGGAG GAGGgaaaattataatataatgtGTGATGACTTGAAAGGTGGTGAGAAACGTCCTCTTCCCAACCCTATTGGTAATTTTGAGGATGCATTTCACTGTTATCCTGAAGTTATGAGAAACCTTCAAAAGGCAGGTTTTCAAAGGCCCACACCAATTCAG TCACAGGCATGGCCAATCATTCTACAAGGAGTAGATCTTATAGGAGTAGCTCAGACTGGAACGGGGAAGACATTGACGTACTTAGTGCCTGGATTTATTCATATTGACTCACAACCTCT AGCCAGGAATGGGCCGGGCATGTTAATCCTCACCCCGACTCGAGAACTAGCTATGCAAGTGGAAGCCGAGTGCCGTAAATATTCATATAAAGGTCTTAAAAG tgtttgtaTATATGGTGGTGGCGATAGAGATGGACAAATAAAAGACTTAGCGAAAGGTGTCGATATCATTATTGCCACTCCCGGAAGACTCCACGATCTACAAATGAATAACTTTGTGCACCTGAAGAGCGTAACCTACCTG GTATTAGATGAAGCTGACAAGATGCTGGAtatgggatttgaaccccagaTAATGAAGATTTTATTAGATGTACGCCCAGACAGGCAGACAGTTATGACAAG TGCAACGTGGCCATGTGCTGTCCGTAGACTCGCACAATCTTATTTGAAAGAGCCCATGATTGTGTATGTTGGTACTTTGGATCTAGTT GCTGTAAGTACCgtgaaacaaaatataattgtCACCACAGAAGACGAGAAACAATCGCATATCCAAACTTTCATCGAGAGCCTGTCTCCCAAAGACAAAGTCATAATATTTGTTAGCCGGAAAGCTGT GGCTGATCATTTAGCAAGTGACCTGAGTATCCGGCATATATCAGTAGAGTCTCTGCATGGCAACAGAGAACAGAGTGATCGAGAGAGAGCATTAAAAAACTTTAGAACAG GGGAAGTGCGAATACTGATTGCTACCGATTTAGCATCTCGTGGTCTCGATGTCCATGATGTCACACACGTCTATAATTACGATTTTCCCCGGAACATCGAAGAATATGTGCACAGAGTAGGGCGCACTGGGAGAGCAGG GAGGACTGGGGTATGTGTTACCCTCATCACTAGAAATGATTGGAAGATTGCTGGTGAATTAATTAATATTCTGGAAAGAGCAAATCAG AGTGTCCCAGAGGATCTTGTGGTGATGGCTGAGAGATATAAagcaaataaactgaaaaaagaaatggaaaataaatgggaaagacCCCAAGGAAAACCCAAGATGTTTTATTATTAA